The Primulina huaijiensis isolate GDHJ02 chromosome 12, ASM1229523v2, whole genome shotgun sequence genome has a window encoding:
- the LOC140989907 gene encoding serine carboxypeptidase-like 45, whose translation MKDMASLQWKTMVKVVSLALTAQVCFSMRWDESFSTLSAADKIWKLPGQPQVGFQHFSGYVTVDQEKERALFYYFVEAEIDPASKPLVLWLNGGPGCSSLGVGAFSENGPFRPSGNALVRNEHSWNREANILYLESPIGVGFSYAINSSSYEGVNDKTTALDNLMFLRNWFFKFPQYKDRSLYITGESYAGHYIPQLAKLMLQCNGKENLFNLKGIALGNPVLEYATDFNSRAEFFWSHGLISDTTYRLFTSACNYSRYVSEYYRGSVSPICSRVMSLVTTETSKFVDKYDVTLDVCISSVLSQSKRLSPQQVPETVDVCVEDETVNYLNRRDVQKALHARLVGVRRWLVCSNILDYELLDLEIPTITIVGQIIKAGIPVLVYR comes from the exons ATGAAAGATATGGCCTCTTTACAATGGAAAACTATGGTAAAGGTCGTATCTTTAGCTTTAACGGCCCAAGTATGCTTTTCGATGAGGTGGGATGAGTCTTTCAGTACTCTTTCGGCTGCTGACAAGATTTGGAAGTTACCCGGGCAACCCCAAGTTGGGTTCCAACATTTCTCTGGTTACGTGACCGTTGATCAGGAGAAAGAAAGAGCTCTCTTCTACTATTTTGTTGAAGCTGAAATTGATCCAGCTTCTAAGCCACTTGTTCTCTGGTTGAATGGAG GGCCTGGTTGTTCATCTTTGGGGGTTGGTGCATTCTCTGAAAATGGGCCTTTCAGACCTAGTGGGAATGCGCTGGTTAGGAATGAACATAGCTGGAACAGAG AGGCGAATATTTTGTACTTGGAATCTCCAATTGGAGTTGGGTTTTCTTATGCGATAAATTCTTCGTCCTATGAAGGTGTGAATGACAAGACCACAG CCTTGGACAACTTGATGTTCCTGCGAAATTGGTTCTTCAAGTTTCCGCAATATAAAGACAGAAGCTTGTATATCACAGGAGAAAGCTATGCTG GACACTATATTCCGCAGTTGGCAAAGCTAATGCTTCAATGCAATGggaaagaaaatttatttaaccTGAAAGGAATTGCT CTAGGAAATCCAGTACTAGAATATGCAACAGACTTCAACTCAAGGGCTGAGTTCTTTTGGTCTCATGGATTGATATCAGATACAACTTACAGATTGTTCACTTCTGCCTGTAATTATTCAAGATATGTAAGTGAATACTACAGAGGCTCTGTATCTCCAATCTGTTCCAGAGTGATGAGCCTTGTTACGACAGAAACCAGTAAATTTGTGGACAAATATGATGTTACGCTTGATGTTTGTATCTCATCCGTGCTCTCGCAATCCAAACGTCTTAGTCCTCAG CAAGTCCCCGAGACTGTAGATGTGTGTGTGGAAGATGAAACTGTAAATTACTTAAACAGAAGAGATGTTCAGAAGGCTCTGCATGCTCGTCTCGTTGGGGTTCGTCGATGGCTTGTCTGCAGCAA CATATTGGATTATGAACTGCTCGATCTAGAGATACCTACTATCACCATTGTTGGTCAGATTATAAAAGCAGGAATCCCAGTGTTGGTGTACAGGTAG
- the LOC140990049 gene encoding coiled-coil domain-containing protein SCD2, whose translation MEKFRHWSSDSAVGSPVHGNHARSSSGSGISNIKRTQNYAAKAAAQRLAQVMASQSAVDNEDDEDDDGEEDNDGGLGLRFNPPLPLSLSRPPIKANGLDNVSSNVKPVVQSPKISRSSSDSVTLNLLDEVPPARSTSTGRPSISIGNTHSVPPSRQPLKIPEPIPPIDRPPHRQREKRFSQELGQINLKDAGDKHASSALHDELDMLQEENENILEKLRFAEESCEEAEVRVRELEKQVAALGEGVSLEAKLLSRKEAALRQRETALKEAKLAKDGIDIEMASLRSDVKVAKDEAVVAIDQVHGIESELKALRSMTQRMVLTQHEMEEVVLKRCWLARYWGLAASLGICADVAVSKHEYWSSLAPLPLEVVLSAGQKAKEEFSERGDNNPQRGKIDEDLNDLTGEGNIESMLTVEMGLKELASLKVEESIALALVQQRRPNSARTSISDFKSPSDPKYVEAFELSPEESEDVLFKEAWLTYFWRRSKIYGIEEEIAKLRLKFWISRSGQSPMSHDAVDVEQGLIELRKLGIEQRLWEASRKEIDQGASLGGRSSVAQSKNSTR comes from the exons ATGGAGAAATTCCGCCACTGGAGCAGCGATTCGGCGGTCGGGTCGCCGGTGCACGGGAATCACGCGCGGTCATCTTCCGGCAGCGGCATTTCGAATATCAAGCGCACTCAGAACTATGCCGCCAAAGCCGCCGCGCAGAGGCTGGCTCAGGTCATGGCTTCGCAATCCGCGGTGGACAATGAAGACGATGAGGATGATGACGGCGAGGAAGACAATGACGGAGGTTTAGGACTCCGATTTAATCCTCCTCTTCCCTTGTCTCTCTCCAGGCCGCCTATCAAAGCTAACGGCCTTGATAACGTCAGTAGTAACGTTAAGCCTGTGGTCCAGTCTCCTAAGATTAGTAGATCTTCTTCTGATTCG GTTACTCTCAACTTACTGGATGAGGTCCCTCCGGCTCGCTCAACATCTACAGGACGACCATCGATTTCAATTGGCAACACACACTCTGTTCCACCTAGTAGACAACCACTGAAAATTCCTGAACCTATTCCACCAATTGATCGTCCTCCCCACCGGCAAAGAGAAAAAAG GTTCTCACAAGAGTTAGGGCAGATAAACTTAAAAGATGCAGGAGATAAGCATGCTTCTTCTGCCCTACATGATGAA CTTGATATGCTACAAGAAGAAAATGAGAATATTTTAGAAAAG CTCAGGTTTGCAGAGGAGAGTTGCGAAGAAGCTGAAGTCAGAGTTAGGGAGCTTGAGAAACAG GTAGCGGCTCTTGGAGAAGGGGTTTCTTTAGAAGCTAAGCTTTTGAGCAG GAAAGAAGCTGCGCTACGCCAAAGAGAG ACTGCACTTAAAGAGGCGAAGCTAGCAAAGGATGGAATAGATATAGAAATGGCATCTCTGCGATCTGATGTTAAG GTTGCAAAAGATGAAGCTGTCGTTGCCATTGATCAAGTGCATGGAATTGAGTCTGAACTTAAAGCTCTCCGCTCCATGACTCAAAGAATGGTTTTGACTCAACACGAAATG GAAGAAGTTGTTCTTAAAAGGTGTTGGCTTGCGAGATACTGGGGCTTAGCTGCTAGCCTTG GTATTTGCGCAGATGTAGCTGTTTCAAAGCATGAGTATTGGTCATCTTTAGCACCTCTTCCTTTGGAAGTTGTTCTATCTGCTGGACAGAAGGCTAAGGAAGAATTTTCAGAAAGAG GTGATAATAATCCACAAAGGGGAAAAATCGATGAGGACTTAAATGATCTCACTGGAGAAGGAAACATCGAGAGCATGCTAACGGTTGAAATGGGCTTAAAAGAACTTGCTTCCTTGAAG GTTGAAGAATCCATTGCCCTTGCTTTGGTTCAACAACGCCGCCCGAACTCTGCTAGAACGTCAATATCAG ATTTCAAGTCACCAAGTGATCCGAAGTACGTGGAAGCATTTG AACTCAGCCCAGAGGAATCTGAGGATGTCCTCTTCAAAGAG GCTTGGCTTACATACTTCTGGAGAAGATCTAAAATTTATGGTATAGAGGAAGAGATAGCCAAGTTGAGACTTAAATTTTGGATCAGCCGAAGTGGACAATCTCCTATGTCTCATGACGCAGTTGATG TTGAGCAAGGTTTGATAGAACTTCGAAAACTGGGAATCGAGCAAAGGCTCTGGGAGGCATCGCGAAAAGAAATTGACCAGGGAGCATCCCTTGGTGGACGCAGCTCTGTTGCACAGTCTAAGAATTCTACTCGATAA